GGGGGCTACCAGCATGGTATCGGATCCGATGAAGGCGCCGTCGCCGACGGTCGTCCGGTGCTTGCGCACCCCGTCGTAGTTGACGAACACGGTGCCGGCGCCGACGTTCGCCCCGGCGCCGATGTCGGCGTCGCCGACGTAGCTGAGGTGCGGCACCTTGGACCCGGGCCCGACGACCGAGTTCTTCATCTCCACGAAGGTGCCGGCCTTGCTGGCCTCGGCCAGCTGGGTGCCCGGGCGCAGGGACGCGAACGGGCCGACCACGGCCCGCGGGCCGATGGTGGACTCCAGGGCCACGGTCTGGCTGATGGTGGCGTCGTCGCCGACGGCGCAGGCGACCAGGCGCACGTTGGGCCCGAGCCGGCAGCGGGCCCCGACCCGGGTCCCGGCCTCCAGGAAGGTGAGCGGGCCGAGCACGGTGTCCTGGCCGACCTCGACGTCGGCGTCGACGAAGGTGGTCACCGGGTCGGTGACCGTCACCCCGCCCAGCATCAGCCGCTCCAGCAGCCGCCGGCGCAGGACCGCCCCCGCCTCGGCCAGCTCGACCCGGTCGTTGACCCCCCTGACCTCCTCCTCCGGCCCCTCGGCGGTGGCCACCCGGCCGCCGCCGGCCAGGACCAGCGGCACCAGGTCGGGCAGGTAGTACTCGCCCTGGTCGTTGTCGGGACGCAGCTCGGCCAGGCCGTCAAGGGCCGGGCGGCGGAACACGTACATGCCGGCGCCGACCTCGCGGAGCCGCCGCTGGTCCGGGGTGGCGTCACGCTCCTCGACCATGCCGGTGACGGCGCCGTCCTGATCGCGCAGCACCCGGCCGTAGCCGGTCGGATCGTCCAGGGTGGCGGTGAGCAGGGTCGCGGTCGCCCGCGCGGCCCGGTGGGCGTCCAGCAGCCCCTCGAGCAGCGCCGCCGAGACCAGCGGGGTGTCGCCGGACAGGACCATGACGTCGCCGTCGCCCTCCAGCTGGGGCAGGGCGGCGGCCAGGGCGTCGCCGGTGCCCCGCTGGTCGGCCTGGACGGCGACGTCGACCGGGCCCAGGTCGAACCCACCCACGGCGGCGGTGACCTCGTCGGCGCCGTGGCCGACGACGACCACGGTCCGGTCGGCCTTGAGGGGCGCGGCGGCGGCGAGCACGTGCCACAGCAGCGGCCGGCCGGCGACCTGGTGGAGCGGCTTGGGCACGGCCGAGCGGAACCGCTTGCCCTCCCCGGCGGCGAGCACGACGACGGTCAGCCCCTGGCCCATCGGTCCCCCGTTCCCTGTGGTGGAGTGCTCCGAGCTGGCGGGCAAGGATTCGAACCTTGACCTGACGGCTCCAAAGGCCGCCGTGCTGCCATTACACCACCCGCCAATTGCGGGGGGGCTGCGCCCCCCGCAGACCCCCCAAACCCGGTGCTCAGGGTATCTCAGCTAGCCGAACGTGACCCCGGGCACGGGGCCGCGGGCGACCTCGACCCGGGCGAAGCCGGAGCGGACGGCCCTGGCCACCTGGGTGGCGTGGTCCTCGTCGCGGCACAGGCCGAGCATGGTCGGCCCGCTGCCGCTCATGATCGCGCCCAGGACGCCGGCGTCCTGCAGCCGCTGCTTCGACTTGGCCAGGCCGGGCAGCAGGTCGAAGGCGGCCGGCTCCAGGTCGTTGTGGAGCGCCGCGGCCAGCGCCTCGGCCTCGCCGGCGGCCAGGGCGGCGAGCAGGTCGTCCGGCCAGCGGCCCTCCAGCGGGGCGGCCAGGCCGAGCTCGTCGAAGTGGCCGTAGACGTCCTCGGTGGCCAGGCGCTCGTGGTCGATGCCGACCACCCACCAGGTGCTGCCCTTGCTCGGGACCTCGCGCACCTTGTCGCCCCGGCCGGTGGCCACGCCGGCCCCGCCGCCGATGCAGAAGGGGACGTCGGAGCCGACCTCGGCGGCCATGGTGTGGAGGTTGACCGCCGGCAGGTGCAGCCCCCAGAGCTTGTCCAGGGCGATCAGGGCGGCGGCGCCGTCGGCGCTGCCGCCGCCGAGCCCGGCCGAGACCGGGATGCCCTTGCGGAGCCGGAAGCGGGCCCCGGGCAGGTCGCGGGAGCGCCGGGCCAGCTCGCGGGCCGCGACCAGGACCAGGTTGGTCTCGTCGGGCGGCAGGCCGCCGCCCTCGACCTCGAGCCCCAGCCCCTCGGGCACGACCTCGACCTCCAGCTCGTCCCAGATGGCGATCGACTGGAGCACCGAGACGACCTCGTGGTAGCGCCCGTCGGGCCGCAGCGGGCCC
This genomic stretch from Actinomycetota bacterium harbors:
- the glmU gene encoding bifunctional UDP-N-acetylglucosamine diphosphorylase/glucosamine-1-phosphate N-acetyltransferase GlmU, giving the protein MGQGLTVVVLAAGEGKRFRSAVPKPLHQVAGRPLLWHVLAAAAPLKADRTVVVVGHGADEVTAAVGGFDLGPVDVAVQADQRGTGDALAAALPQLEGDGDVMVLSGDTPLVSAALLEGLLDAHRAARATATLLTATLDDPTGYGRVLRDQDGAVTGMVEERDATPDQRRLREVGAGMYVFRRPALDGLAELRPDNDQGEYYLPDLVPLVLAGGGRVATAEGPEEEVRGVNDRVELAEAGAVLRRRLLERLMLGGVTVTDPVTTFVDADVEVGQDTVLGPLTFLEAGTRVGARCRLGPNVRLVACAVGDDATISQTVALESTIGPRAVVGPFASLRPGTQLAEASKAGTFVEMKNSVVGPGSKVPHLSYVGDADIGAGANVGAGTVFVNYDGVRKHRTTVGDGAFIGSDTMLVAPVTVGSGAQTAAGSTITKDVPPDALAIERSDQRTIEGWAARRRRRRSKE
- the ispE gene encoding 4-(cytidine 5'-diphospho)-2-C-methyl-D-erythritol kinase, with the translated sequence MASQQRQPGDHASSSSLRARAAAKVNLGLYVGPLRPDGRYHEVVSVLQSIAIWDELEVEVVPEGLGLEVEGGGLPPDETNLVLVAARELARRSRDLPGARFRLRKGIPVSAGLGGGSADGAAALIALDKLWGLHLPAVNLHTMAAEVGSDVPFCIGGGAGVATGRGDKVREVPSKGSTWWVVGIDHERLATEDVYGHFDELGLAAPLEGRWPDDLLAALAAGEAEALAAALHNDLEPAAFDLLPGLAKSKQRLQDAGVLGAIMSGSGPTMLGLCRDEDHATQVARAVRSGFARVEVARGPVPGVTFG